A portion of the Actinomycetota bacterium genome contains these proteins:
- a CDS encoding PadR family transcriptional regulator yields MSRPDLTPVSYVVLGLVARDGSATPYALKVAVGRGVAHFWPFPHSQIYAETERLARLGLLAEEREQTGRRRRSYRITEAGRDALGAWLAEPTDEPPQFRSLGLLKLFFSQHAEHGHVLELARAQLALHRQFLVATAGIIERLQARGDRPGQLAVAEIMAEGFRAMAGEWERVERAAAELPGPVAAARDR; encoded by the coding sequence ATGTCAAGACCCGACCTCACCCCCGTGTCCTACGTCGTCCTCGGCCTGGTGGCCCGGGACGGCTCCGCCACCCCGTACGCCCTCAAGGTCGCCGTCGGCCGCGGCGTGGCCCATTTCTGGCCGTTCCCGCACAGCCAGATCTACGCCGAGACCGAGCGCCTGGCCCGCCTGGGGCTGCTGGCCGAGGAGCGCGAGCAGACCGGCCGGCGGCGGCGCAGCTACCGGATCACCGAGGCGGGCCGGGACGCGCTCGGGGCCTGGCTGGCCGAACCGACCGACGAGCCGCCCCAGTTCCGCAGCCTCGGCCTGCTGAAGCTGTTCTTCAGCCAGCACGCCGAGCACGGGCACGTGCTCGAGCTGGCCAGGGCCCAGCTGGCCCTGCACCGCCAGTTCCTGGTCGCCACCGCCGGGATCATCGAACGCCTCCAGGCCCGCGGCGACCGGCCGGGTCAGCTGGCCGTGGCCGAGATCATGGCCGAGGGGTTCCGGGCGATGGCCGGGGAGTGGGAGCGGGTCGAGCGAGCAGCCGCCGAGCTGCCAGGTCCCGTCGCAGCCGCCCGGGACCGGTGA